From one Lolium rigidum isolate FL_2022 chromosome 4, APGP_CSIRO_Lrig_0.1, whole genome shotgun sequence genomic stretch:
- the LOC124648386 gene encoding uncharacterized protein LOC124648386 translates to MAWRRRLDRLLRRRPKAAPGEDRISALPDDLLLLVLRRLDTRAALGTGVLSRRWAGLPRELPALDLRVSDVLPPRYQRWLLRHRDIYSKGTFVLYRRRLAQHEFMPNMTRYERRAMRAFTRSVEGLLAAGVRRRISRLRLEFFTTRNTGCIDRLISHAMDDWGVDDLEVIARPTFYQQTVHTFPSHGLCDEPGASRLRSLKLGCCVIPRRLHRYGALTKLVLQDVAESPPSAYENVLYSCPQLQVVHLNSCHCDREAVMLLDAPESQIRELVVDNCVIGTVWLRDLPNLEQLASMGTRLCIESDDSVPSLRQWHLTRRHGIEVEGFRQLFRRHLELNPFVEHTRDITDLIIRFTGPDRWIVPSSSPSSLLPNLRRLLVADVPSSWDVSWPRALLEMAPALETFHIHIASIPEEPNNEEIISWHPTKLRQHRLKEFVMAGFQGAERQIYLVKFVMEVCTALRRVAMFRNGHAQDKGHWDWEMVTQQHSWTQEEKDATLNQIMGAVSSAAAAPVQVVLG, encoded by the coding sequence ATGGCCTGGCGGCGTCGTCTAGACCGTCTCCTGCGCCGGCGGCCGAAGGCGGCGCCCGGAGAAGACCGGATCAGCGCCCTccccgacgacctcctcctcctcgtcctgcgCCGCCTCGACACCCGCGCGGCGCTCGGCACCGGGGTGCTCTCCAGGCGCTGGGCCGGCCTCCCTCGCGAGCTCCCCGCCCTCGATCTCAGGGTCAGCGACGTGCTCCCGCCGCGCTACCAACGGTGGCTCCTCCGCCACCGCGACATCTACAGCAAGGGGACCTTCGTCTTGTACAGGCGCCGCCTCGCGCAGCACGAGTTCATGCCCAACATGACACGGTACGAGCGCCGCGCCATGCGCGCCTTCACCAGATCCGTCGAAGGCCTCTTGGccgccggagttcgccggagGATCAGCAGGCTGAGGCTCGAGTTCTTCACCACCCGCAACACCGGCTGCATCGACCGGTTGATCTCTCATGCCATGGATGATTGGGGCGTCGACGACCTCGAGGTCATCGCCAGGCCAACCTTCTACCAGCAGACCGTGCACACCTTCCCTAGCCATGGCCTCTGCGATGAGCCTGGCGCGTCACGCCTGCGAAGCCTCAAGCTTGGGTGCTGTGTGATCCCTCGACGGCTGCACAGGTACGGCGCGCTCACTAAGCTCGTCCTGCAAGACGTAGCTGAGTCGCCGCCATCTGCTTACGAAAATGTCTTGTACTCGTGCCCCCAGCTGCAGGTGGTGCACCTCAACTCCTGTCACTGCGACCGGGAGGCGGTCATGCTTTTGGATGCCCCCGAGTCGCAGATCAGGGAGCTCGTCGTGGACAATTGTGTGATCGGAACGGTATGGCTGAGGGATCTTCCCAACCTGGAGCAGCTGGCCTCCATGGGCACAAGACTCTGCATCGAGTCCGACGACTCAgttccaagcctcaggcaatggcACCTCACCCGCCGCCACGGCATCGAAGTGGAAGGGTTTCGCCAGTTGTTCCGGCGGCACCTGGAGCTTAACCCATTTGTTGAGCACACCCGGGACATTACCGACCTGATCATCCGGTTCACCGGCCCCGACAGATGGATCGTGCCGTCTAGCTCGCCGTCGTCGCTGctacctaacctgaggcggctgcTCGTTGCCGACGTGCCTTCGTCCTGGGACGTCTCCTGGCCCCGTGCTCTCCTCGAGATGGCGCCTGCCCTCGAGACCTTTCACATTCACATTGCCTCTATCCCGGAGGAGCCCAACAACGAGGAAATAATATCCTGGCACCCGACTAAGCTTCGGCAGCATCGCTTGAAGGAGTTTGTGATGGCTGGTTTCCAGGGAGCCGAGAGGCAGATCTACCTTGTCAAGTTTGTCATGGAAGTATGCACAGCGTTGCGCCGCGTTGCCATGTTCAGGAATGGCCATGCTCAGGACAAGGGGCACTGGGACTGGGAGATGGTGACACAGCAGCACTCATGGACCCAGGAGGAGAAGGACGCCACGCTCAACCAGATTATGGGCGCGGTATCTTCCGCAGCCGCAGCTCCAGTTCAAGTGGTTTTAGGCTGA